The Kordia sp. SMS9 genome window below encodes:
- a CDS encoding cob(I)yrinic acid a,c-diamide adenosyltransferase has protein sequence MKIYTKTGDKGTTALFGGTRVPKHHIRIDSYGTVDELNSHIGLIRDQDINPHYQHVLMEIQDLLFTVGAVLATDPEKATLKNGKDRLNIPRITEAEVAVLEKEMDTMNAELPPMTHFVLPGGHQTVSFCHIARCVCRRAERLAAALYELEPFDEYTLKYLNRLSDYLFVLARKLSHDLQANEIKWIPKKNS, from the coding sequence ATGAAAATTTACACAAAAACAGGAGATAAAGGCACTACTGCCCTATTTGGTGGTACGCGCGTTCCCAAACATCATATTCGGATTGACAGTTATGGAACGGTGGACGAACTCAATTCGCACATTGGCCTCATTCGCGATCAAGACATCAATCCACATTACCAACATGTATTGATGGAAATTCAAGATTTGTTATTTACCGTTGGTGCGGTGTTGGCAACGGATCCTGAAAAAGCCACGTTAAAAAACGGAAAAGATCGCTTGAACATTCCAAGAATCACAGAAGCAGAAGTTGCTGTCTTAGAAAAAGAAATGGACACTATGAATGCGGAATTGCCACCAATGACGCACTTTGTATTGCCTGGAGGACATCAAACGGTGTCATTCTGTCATATTGCCCGCTGTGTTTGCAGGCGAGCCGAGCGTTTAGCCGCAGCACTTTACGAATTAGAACCTTTTGATGAATACACTTTAAAATACTTAAACCGACTTTCTGACTACCTTTTTGTGTTGGCACGAAAGTTGTCTCATGATTTGCAAGCAAACGAAATAAAATGGATTCCGAAGAAGAATTCGTAA
- a CDS encoding DUF2795 domain-containing protein produces the protein MYWTLELASHLSDAPWPATKDELIDYAIRTGAPLEVVENLQSIEDEGDSYESIEEIWPDYPTEEDYLWNEDEY, from the coding sequence ATGTATTGGACATTAGAACTTGCATCTCATTTAAGTGATGCGCCTTGGCCAGCTACAAAAGATGAGTTGATCGATTACGCAATTAGAACCGGAGCTCCGTTAGAAGTTGTAGAAAACTTGCAATCAATTGAAGATGAAGGTGATTCTTATGAATCTATTGAAGAGATTTGGCCTGATTACCCTACAGAGGAAGATTACCTCTGGAACGAAGATGAATACTAA
- the secA gene encoding preprotein translocase subunit SecA, giving the protein MSFLNSVLKMFVGDKSKKDIKGIQPIVVQIKSHELQLEQLTLDELRAKTAQFKARIAEACKEVNDKIASLQQEAETISDIERKEDIYQEIDKLKDEEYTISEDVLFELLPEAFAVIKETAKRFTHNTELNVTATPYDRELSGMHDYVTLDGDNAIWQNSWDAAGKQVTWDMIHYDVQLIGGITMHQGKIAEMQTGEGKTLVATLSVYLNALTGKGVHLVTVNDYLAKRDSAWMAPIFQFHGLTIDCIDYHQPNSEARRKAYLADITYGTNNEFGFDYLRDNMSHSPNDLVQRPHNYAIVDEVDSVLVDDARTPLIISGPIPQGDLHEFNELKPKVSELVQKQRQYLTGVLAEAKKLIKDGETKEGGFLLLRVFRGLPKNKALIKFLSQEGIKQLLQKTENFYMQDNNREMHKVDAELLFVIEEKNNQIDLTDKGVEYLSAGSNDPDFFVMPDIGGEIAKIESQELEKDKEVELKEVLFSEFQEKSERIHTMNQLLKAYTLFEKDVEYVVMDNKVKIVDEQTGRIMDGRRYSDGLHQAIEAKENVKIEDATQTFATVTLQNYFRMYRKLSGMTGTAITEAGELWEIYKLDVVEIPTNRPIARKDKEDLIYKTKREKYNAIIDEVTELSKQGRPVLIGTTSVEISELLGRMLSIRKVPHNVLNAKLHQREADIVAEAGQPGQVTIATNMAGRGTDIKLSEEVKAAGGLAIIGTERHDSRRVDRQLRGRSGRQGDPGSSQFYVSLEDNLMRLFGSDRVAKMMDRMGLKEGEVIQHSMMTKSIERAQKKVEENNFGIRKRLLEYDDVMNAQREVVYKRRRHALHGERLKVDISNMVYDTVEIITQTNKAASDFKNFEFELIRYFSIASPISEEEFGTMTEEEIIGKVYTAAFKNYNEKMELNAEMVYPVIKQVYENPENKYERIVVKFTDGVKELNVISDLKEAYESQGKQLVNDFEKNISLAIIDDAWKTHLRKMDELKQSVQLAVHEQKDPLLIYKFEAFELFREVIDKVNREILSFLFKGELADNNPDRVREAREQKRKKDNYTTSKEDVLNSDEKEAAQRAAMQQSQGGRPQVTETIVREKPKIGRNERVTIKNVMTGENKTVKYKQAEPLINKGQWVIVEE; this is encoded by the coding sequence ATGAGTTTTTTAAATTCAGTGTTGAAAATGTTTGTTGGAGACAAATCCAAGAAAGACATTAAAGGCATTCAACCTATTGTTGTTCAAATCAAGTCGCACGAGCTACAACTAGAGCAGTTAACGCTTGATGAGTTGAGAGCCAAAACAGCACAATTTAAAGCACGTATCGCAGAAGCGTGCAAAGAAGTAAACGATAAGATTGCTTCTTTACAACAGGAAGCAGAAACGATTTCAGATATTGAGCGTAAAGAAGATATTTATCAAGAAATTGATAAATTGAAAGACGAAGAATACACGATTTCCGAAGACGTTTTATTTGAACTATTACCAGAAGCATTTGCCGTAATAAAAGAAACGGCAAAACGCTTTACACACAATACAGAACTGAATGTAACGGCAACTCCATACGACAGAGAACTGTCGGGAATGCACGATTATGTAACCTTAGATGGAGACAATGCCATTTGGCAAAACTCTTGGGATGCCGCTGGAAAGCAAGTCACTTGGGACATGATTCATTACGATGTGCAGTTAATTGGTGGTATTACGATGCACCAAGGAAAAATTGCCGAAATGCAAACTGGTGAAGGGAAAACCTTGGTAGCAACACTTTCTGTATACTTGAACGCTTTGACAGGAAAAGGAGTGCATTTAGTAACGGTAAATGATTACTTAGCAAAACGTGATAGCGCGTGGATGGCGCCAATTTTTCAGTTTCACGGGTTAACGATTGATTGTATTGATTACCATCAACCGAATTCGGAAGCGAGAAGAAAAGCCTATTTAGCTGATATTACGTATGGAACGAATAATGAATTTGGTTTTGACTACTTGCGTGATAATATGTCGCATTCGCCAAACGATTTGGTACAACGTCCGCACAACTATGCCATTGTCGATGAGGTCGATTCTGTACTGGTGGATGATGCACGAACACCGTTGATTATTTCTGGACCAATTCCGCAAGGAGATTTACATGAATTTAACGAGCTAAAGCCAAAAGTTTCTGAGTTGGTTCAAAAGCAACGTCAATATCTCACAGGTGTGCTCGCGGAAGCAAAAAAATTAATCAAAGACGGAGAAACCAAAGAAGGTGGATTCTTATTATTGAGAGTTTTCAGAGGTTTGCCTAAAAATAAAGCATTAATTAAGTTTTTAAGTCAAGAAGGAATCAAACAATTACTTCAAAAAACAGAGAACTTTTACATGCAAGACAACAATCGCGAAATGCACAAAGTAGATGCAGAATTGCTTTTTGTGATTGAAGAAAAGAACAATCAAATTGATTTAACAGACAAAGGCGTTGAATATTTATCTGCGGGAAGCAACGATCCAGATTTCTTTGTCATGCCTGATATTGGTGGGGAAATTGCCAAAATTGAATCGCAAGAACTTGAAAAAGATAAAGAAGTTGAACTGAAAGAAGTATTGTTCAGTGAGTTTCAAGAAAAGAGTGAACGTATTCACACCATGAATCAGTTGTTAAAAGCCTACACCCTTTTTGAAAAAGATGTGGAATATGTGGTGATGGACAACAAAGTAAAAATCGTTGATGAGCAAACAGGTCGTATTATGGACGGACGTCGTTATTCTGACGGATTGCACCAAGCGATTGAAGCCAAAGAAAATGTAAAGATTGAAGATGCGACGCAAACTTTTGCTACAGTAACTTTACAAAACTACTTTAGAATGTATCGCAAACTGTCGGGGATGACAGGTACAGCGATTACAGAAGCAGGGGAATTATGGGAAATCTATAAATTAGATGTTGTTGAAATTCCAACAAACCGACCTATTGCGCGTAAAGATAAAGAAGACTTAATTTACAAAACCAAGCGTGAAAAATACAATGCTATTATTGATGAGGTTACGGAATTGTCGAAACAAGGCAGACCTGTATTGATTGGTACCACTTCGGTAGAAATTTCGGAATTGTTAGGAAGAATGCTTTCCATCCGAAAAGTACCGCACAATGTATTGAACGCCAAATTACACCAACGAGAAGCTGATATTGTAGCAGAAGCTGGACAACCTGGACAAGTTACCATTGCAACCAACATGGCAGGTCGTGGAACGGATATTAAGTTGAGTGAAGAAGTAAAAGCTGCTGGCGGATTGGCAATTATTGGTACGGAACGTCATGATTCGCGTCGTGTCGATAGACAGTTGCGTGGTCGTTCTGGTCGTCAAGGAGATCCTGGAAGTTCACAATTTTATGTGTCTTTAGAAGATAACTTGATGCGTTTATTCGGTTCGGACCGAGTTGCCAAGATGATGGATAGAATGGGATTGAAAGAAGGTGAAGTCATTCAGCATTCCATGATGACCAAATCTATTGAACGTGCGCAGAAAAAAGTTGAAGAAAACAACTTCGGAATTCGTAAGCGTTTGTTAGAATATGATGATGTCATGAATGCACAACGTGAAGTCGTGTACAAACGTCGTCGTCACGCGTTGCATGGAGAGCGTTTAAAGGTAGATATTTCAAATATGGTGTACGACACTGTAGAAATCATTACACAAACAAACAAAGCGGCGAGCGACTTTAAAAACTTTGAGTTTGAATTGATCCGCTACTTCTCTATTGCGAGTCCAATTTCGGAAGAAGAATTTGGTACTATGACCGAAGAAGAAATCATCGGAAAAGTATACACAGCGGCTTTTAAGAACTACAATGAGAAAATGGAATTGAATGCTGAAATGGTCTATCCAGTGATCAAGCAAGTGTATGAAAATCCAGAAAATAAATATGAGCGCATTGTTGTGAAATTTACGGACGGCGTCAAAGAATTGAACGTTATCAGTGATTTAAAAGAAGCTTACGAATCGCAAGGAAAGCAATTGGTCAACGATTTTGAGAAGAATATTTCTCTAGCCATTATTGATGATGCTTGGAAAACGCACTTGCGTAAGATGGACGAATTGAAGCAATCGGTTCAGTTAGCCGTTCACGAACAAAAAGATCCATTATTGATCTACAAATTTGAAGCGTTTGAATTGTTTAGAGAAGTGATTGACAAAGTAAATCGTGAAATTTTATCCTTCTTATTTAAAGGTGAATTGGCGGATAACAATCCTGATCGTGTGCGTGAAGCTCGTGAACAAAAACGTAAAAAGGATAATTATACCACTTCTAAAGAAGATGTGTTAAACAGTGATGAAAAAGAAGCGGCACAACGCGCTGCCATGCAACAATCGCAAGGTGGACGTCCGCAAGTGACAGAAACCATCGTTCGCGAGAAGCCGAAAATTGGTCGAAACGAACGTGTGACCATCAAAAACGTGATGACAGGCGAAAACAAAACGGTAAAATACAAACAAGCGGAACCTTTGATTAACAAAGGACAGTGGGTTATTGTGGAAGAGTAG
- a CDS encoding sterol desaturase family protein, translating to MEAYANALLYAIPFFSILVFIEIAYGHFVKNQTHTVNDTIASISSGLTSIVKDSLGLAVILISYPFLLENLALFSISETWVAYLLAFIAIDFASYWNHRLSHKVNFFWNQHVIHHSSEEFNLACALRQSISNILGYFPLLLIPAALIGIPYKIIAILTPIHLFAQFWYHTQHIGKLGFLEYIIVTPSQHRVHHAINPEYIDKNLAAIFCVWDRMFGTFQEELDEIPPVYGVLKPAATWNPIVINFQHVWRLIKDAWRTKSYYDKLRIWFMPTGWRPNDVQSTYPIKTIENVYAFEKYNAATSVSLQIWSSFQLFFTICMMLFLFYNVRNILENYSYGTIVLYGMIVFVGIYSYTSLLDGYKYTILFETMKVVLGLFVIFSFEDWYGINAYFPYGSLCMAAYFVLSFLATIYFSFLERNWVASKIVSI from the coding sequence ATGGAAGCCTACGCAAATGCCTTATTGTATGCAATTCCGTTTTTCTCTATCTTGGTGTTTATTGAGATAGCGTATGGACATTTTGTCAAAAATCAGACACATACGGTAAATGATACGATTGCGAGCATTAGCTCAGGATTGACAAGCATTGTAAAAGATTCGTTGGGTTTGGCAGTTATTTTAATTTCCTATCCTTTTTTGTTAGAAAATTTAGCACTTTTCTCCATTTCAGAAACTTGGGTTGCCTATCTCCTAGCCTTTATTGCGATTGATTTTGCCAGTTATTGGAATCACAGATTGAGTCATAAAGTGAATTTCTTTTGGAATCAGCATGTGATTCATCACAGCAGTGAAGAATTTAACTTGGCGTGTGCGTTGCGACAATCCATTTCGAATATTTTAGGGTATTTTCCGTTGTTATTAATTCCCGCAGCTTTGATTGGCATTCCGTATAAAATCATTGCTATTTTAACGCCAATTCATCTGTTTGCGCAGTTTTGGTATCATACCCAACATATTGGAAAATTAGGCTTTTTGGAATATATCATTGTCACGCCTTCGCAACATCGTGTACATCATGCGATCAATCCGGAATATATTGACAAGAATTTAGCGGCTATTTTTTGTGTATGGGATCGTATGTTTGGCACGTTTCAAGAAGAATTGGACGAAATTCCACCTGTCTACGGCGTTTTAAAACCTGCGGCGACGTGGAATCCGATTGTGATTAACTTTCAACATGTATGGCGATTAATTAAAGATGCGTGGCGGACAAAAAGTTATTATGACAAACTTAGAATATGGTTCATGCCGACAGGTTGGCGACCAAATGATGTGCAATCAACCTATCCCATCAAAACGATTGAAAATGTGTATGCTTTTGAAAAATACAACGCTGCAACTTCTGTTTCTTTGCAGATTTGGTCAAGCTTTCAACTATTCTTTACCATTTGCATGATGCTTTTTCTATTCTATAATGTGAGGAATATTCTTGAAAACTACAGTTATGGAACCATCGTTTTGTACGGAATGATTGTCTTTGTTGGAATTTACAGCTATACCAGTCTTTTAGACGGCTACAAATACACGATTCTATTTGAAACCATGAAAGTCGTTTTGGGACTTTTTGTTATTTTTTCTTTTGAAGATTGGTACGGAATTAATGCATACTTTCCATATGGAAGTCTGTGTATGGCGGCGTATTTTGTGCTGAGTTTTTTGGCAACGATTTATTTTTCTTTTTTGGAACGAAATTGGGTGGCTTCTAAAATAGTTTCGATCTAG
- a CDS encoding RNA polymerase sigma factor — MTPNTDQDYIAQIRSGNVNVYSALVSKYKNMVFTLALRMVENKEDAEEVSQDTFVKAYKALDRFKGTSKFSTWLYRIVYNTSLDHLKKSKRVVLSEHIDEINEADIGSMQNALTYIEAKEKKQMIEKALLQLPEEERVLLTLFYFEELSLREISEIIQLSYDNVKIKLYRSRKKLFHMLKNVVEPIYLNHGSRK, encoded by the coding sequence ATGACACCAAACACTGACCAAGATTATATAGCACAAATCCGTTCAGGAAACGTAAATGTGTATTCGGCACTTGTGAGTAAGTACAAGAATATGGTATTCACGTTGGCGTTGCGCATGGTTGAAAATAAAGAAGATGCAGAAGAAGTTTCGCAAGATACATTTGTAAAAGCGTACAAAGCGTTGGATCGCTTTAAAGGCACGTCTAAATTTTCTACGTGGTTGTACAGAATTGTGTATAATACGAGTTTAGATCATCTCAAAAAGAGTAAAAGAGTCGTGTTATCCGAACATATTGATGAAATCAATGAAGCAGACATTGGCAGCATGCAAAACGCGTTGACGTATATTGAAGCCAAAGAAAAAAAACAAATGATAGAAAAAGCACTGTTGCAATTACCCGAAGAAGAACGTGTGTTGTTAACCTTGTTTTATTTTGAAGAATTATCGCTACGTGAAATCTCGGAAATCATTCAATTATCGTATGATAATGTGAAAATAAAGCTGTATCGCAGTCGAAAAAAACTATTTCATATGTTGAAAAATGTCGTAGAACCAATATATTTGAATCATGGAAGCAGAAAATAA
- a CDS encoding DUF6249 domain-containing protein produces the protein MMGSEVIIVPAIFGVIFGIYYLYISSRNRERLALIEKGGDASMFFNTKKSLTPTWKVLVINLAILMMGIGLGIFIGYMLHTVMLLPEEVAYPGTIFFVGGTALFTGFFVTKKLIAQE, from the coding sequence ATGATGGGATCAGAAGTAATTATTGTACCAGCTATTTTTGGCGTTATTTTCGGAATATATTATTTATACATTTCTTCACGAAATAGAGAACGCTTGGCATTGATTGAAAAAGGTGGAGACGCTTCCATGTTTTTTAATACAAAAAAATCATTAACACCAACTTGGAAGGTATTGGTCATCAATCTTGCCATTTTAATGATGGGCATCGGATTGGGCATTTTCATTGGATATATGTTACATACTGTTATGTTATTACCAGAAGAAGTTGCGTATCCAGGAACGATCTTTTTTGTAGGTGGAACTGCTTTGTTTACAGGGTTTTTTGTGACAAAAAAGTTAATCGCACAGGAATAA
- the msrA gene encoding peptide-methionine (S)-S-oxide reductase MsrA: protein MKSIYLPLIAIFFVVLSCNSNTAQKSIVKAEVTQEQLEKYETAYFASGCFWCVEAIFESVQGVQEVVSGYAGGKAETANYQLVSAGRTDHAEAVKVYYDPTIVSYETLVKVFFGSHDPTTLNRQGPDAGRQYRSAIFYKNDNEKKIVDTYIAQLKKDNVFSGTITTEVTKYTAFYDAEDYHQDYEARNPNNPYIKGVSIPRLKRFQKKFPELLKKNAH, encoded by the coding sequence ATGAAATCTATTTATTTGCCTTTAATTGCTATCTTTTTTGTTGTATTGAGCTGTAACTCGAATACTGCTCAAAAATCGATAGTAAAAGCAGAAGTTACACAAGAACAATTAGAAAAATATGAAACGGCCTATTTTGCCAGTGGATGTTTTTGGTGTGTAGAAGCTATTTTTGAAAGTGTACAAGGTGTACAGGAAGTCGTATCTGGTTATGCTGGAGGAAAAGCAGAAACGGCTAATTATCAATTGGTAAGTGCCGGACGAACTGATCACGCGGAAGCGGTAAAAGTGTATTACGATCCAACAATAGTTTCGTATGAAACCTTGGTAAAGGTATTTTTTGGTTCGCACGATCCAACTACGCTGAACCGACAAGGTCCAGATGCAGGAAGACAGTACAGATCTGCCATCTTCTACAAAAACGATAACGAAAAGAAAATTGTAGACACGTACATTGCACAATTGAAAAAAGACAATGTATTTAGCGGAACTATTACCACGGAAGTTACTAAATACACTGCCTTTTACGATGCAGAAGACTATCATCAAGATTACGAAGCAAGAAACCCAAACAATCCATACATTAAAGGTGTTTCAATTCCTAGATTGAAGCGTTTTCAAAAGAAATTCCCAGAATTATTGAAGAAAAATGCGCATTAG
- a CDS encoding sensor histidine kinase yields MPDTDNGAFIISLIFILLVVVIIVLFLVFIKRKNKLLAEKQLAQREFENAIAETQIEIREQTLRNISWELHDNIGQLLTLAKIQLHQLGDCNEDISSVSDTISKSLTELRALSKLINPDALKNIMLPEALSLEVARFNRLNFIEATLTIEGEEKIIDDKAEIILFRILQEFFSNTIKHAKASKLDVWLTYTDTTLTITAKDNGKGFDKSEDTPNKGIGLLNMKSRGKLIGAEIDLESELEKGTQLTIIHYL; encoded by the coding sequence ATGCCAGATACTGATAATGGAGCCTTTATTATTTCATTAATATTCATTCTATTAGTGGTTGTCATAATTGTACTTTTCTTAGTCTTCATCAAGCGAAAGAACAAACTCTTAGCTGAAAAACAACTAGCGCAACGCGAGTTTGAAAACGCCATTGCGGAAACGCAAATTGAAATTCGAGAGCAAACTTTGCGCAATATTAGTTGGGAATTGCATGATAATATTGGACAATTACTGACCTTAGCCAAAATACAATTGCATCAATTGGGTGACTGCAATGAAGATATTTCTAGCGTAAGCGACACTATTTCAAAGAGTTTGACAGAGTTACGCGCACTTTCCAAATTGATCAATCCAGATGCATTGAAAAATATCATGCTACCCGAAGCTTTAAGTTTGGAAGTTGCACGTTTCAATCGTTTAAATTTTATCGAAGCTACGCTAACCATTGAAGGAGAAGAAAAAATAATTGATGATAAAGCTGAAATTATTCTGTTTCGTATCTTACAAGAGTTTTTCTCTAATACCATCAAACATGCAAAAGCTTCTAAATTGGACGTTTGGTTGACCTATACAGACACAACACTGACAATTACGGCGAAAGATAACGGAAAAGGCTTTGACAAATCTGAAGATACACCCAATAAAGGCATCGGATTGCTCAATATGAAAAGTAGAGGTAAATTGATTGGTGCAGAAATTGACCTCGAATCGGAACTAGAAAAAGGAACGCAACTAACGATTATTCATTATCTTTAG
- a CDS encoding response regulator transcription factor, producing MKTYSVVIVEDHVLLSQAIGGLVDSFDRFKVSYLCKNGKELITRLERNNSKVPDIVLMDINMPLMNGIETTTYITEHFPNIDVIGLSIEEDERTIIQMLRAGAKGYLMKDVEKSVLEMALNEVVTNGFYHSKHVTSILIGSLSGKGGSGTRLKENEIEFMKLVCTEMTYKQIADQMCLSPKTIDGYRDALFEKLDVKNRIGLVIYAIKNKIYLP from the coding sequence TTGAAAACATATTCTGTTGTCATCGTTGAAGATCATGTATTGTTATCACAAGCCATTGGTGGTTTGGTAGATTCGTTTGATCGTTTCAAAGTAAGCTATTTGTGTAAAAATGGCAAAGAACTCATTACGCGTTTGGAAAGAAATAATTCAAAGGTTCCAGATATCGTGTTGATGGATATTAACATGCCATTGATGAACGGAATTGAAACCACAACCTACATAACAGAACATTTTCCAAATATTGATGTGATAGGACTTTCTATTGAAGAAGACGAACGTACGATTATTCAAATGTTACGCGCTGGTGCCAAAGGATATTTGATGAAAGATGTGGAAAAAAGTGTGCTAGAAATGGCACTAAATGAAGTTGTAACGAACGGATTTTATCACTCAAAACACGTGACGAGTATCTTAATTGGTTCGCTGAGCGGAAAAGGAGGCTCGGGAACACGATTGAAAGAAAATGAAATTGAATTTATGAAGTTGGTTTGTACGGAAATGACCTATAAACAAATTGCCGATCAAATGTGTTTGAGTCCGAAAACAATTGATGGCTACCGAGATGCACTGTTTGAAAAACTTGATGTGAAGAATAGAATCGGATTGGTAATTTATGCTATAAAAAATAAAATCTACTTGCCGTAG
- a CDS encoding RNA polymerase sigma factor, whose amino-acid sequence MSQIELIEKCKQNDRKAQLHLYRQYCEGMFIVANRFLKHTEDAEDAMQEAFINAFQKIDQYTGEVSFGAWLKKIVINKSLDKLRAKQNYYITIDEAQLEIVADETNWETSDETTLEEVKAAIENLPDKYRVVVILFLLEGYDHQEISEILSISSTASRTQLVRGKKKLQQALKKRNHGTGY is encoded by the coding sequence ATGTCTCAAATAGAGCTCATCGAAAAGTGTAAACAAAATGACAGGAAAGCACAACTGCATCTGTACAGGCAGTATTGTGAAGGAATGTTTATTGTTGCCAACCGATTTTTGAAACATACAGAAGATGCCGAAGATGCCATGCAAGAAGCATTCATCAACGCTTTTCAAAAGATCGATCAATATACTGGCGAAGTAAGTTTTGGAGCTTGGCTAAAAAAGATTGTCATTAATAAAAGTTTAGACAAATTGCGCGCAAAGCAAAACTATTATATCACTATTGACGAAGCGCAGCTAGAAATAGTTGCTGACGAAACGAATTGGGAAACGAGTGATGAAACGACTTTAGAAGAAGTAAAAGCAGCCATAGAAAATCTGCCCGATAAATACCGAGTCGTTGTGATTTTATTCTTGTTAGAAGGATACGATCATCAAGAAATTTCAGAAATATTAAGTATTTCATCAACCGCATCACGCACCCAATTAGTACGAGGGAAAAAGAAGTTACAACAAGCATTAAAAAAGAGAAATCATGGGACAGGATATTAA